A genome region from Labilibaculum antarcticum includes the following:
- the yidC gene encoding membrane protein insertase YidC — translation MDKNSIYGLLIIGAILIGYTYLTKPSEEQLRAIDTRDSIARVDRLHNEEVEAARLEGLKTQYAEVKEDTVAMKETYGAFAGAVNQQEEFITLENELVKLTLNTKGGRIQNVQLKEFQTHDSLPLLLWAEKNSKFGLSFYAENKPMNTQDLFFEEAYGATSVDATNSEKGVSMRLMVGDDQYVEYKYTLAPDSYMVDFTVNLVGMQNVISRNSNFVTFNWQADIPSQEKGRKFENQYTGLYYKFFEDAVDYLSAGSDDEEELATKVKWIGFKQQFFSSVLIADEAFKGVKLKSVVMDENAPILKNFSAEISLPYEGSQMESHDMTFYFGPNKFQTLRDYGKDFGGKDIEMHKLVDLGWTVFGWINRYFVIPIFNFLEGFISNYGIIILILTIIIKLLLAPLTYKSYMSTAKMKVLKPQIDAINEKIPKDKAMERQQATMALYKKAGVNPMGGCLPMVVQFPFLIALFRFFPASFELRQQSFLWATDLSSYDSILELPWDIPWYGDHVSLFCLLMAGTNLVYTSMNGQMQSSNQMPGMKYMMYLMPVMFLGWFNNYAAGLSYYYFIATLFTVLQTIAIRKFMVDDDKVLAMLEANKKKPVKKSKFQARLEAAAKQKGKK, via the coding sequence ATGGATAAAAATTCGATTTATGGCTTGTTGATTATCGGAGCAATTTTGATTGGGTATACTTACCTGACGAAACCATCTGAGGAGCAATTAAGAGCAATAGACACCAGAGATTCAATTGCGCGGGTTGATCGCTTGCACAATGAAGAAGTCGAAGCCGCTAGATTGGAAGGCTTAAAGACTCAGTATGCTGAAGTAAAAGAGGATACTGTTGCAATGAAAGAAACCTATGGTGCTTTTGCAGGAGCGGTAAATCAGCAGGAAGAATTCATTACTCTTGAGAATGAATTGGTAAAACTAACCCTGAATACCAAAGGTGGACGAATTCAGAATGTTCAGTTGAAGGAATTCCAAACACACGATTCTTTGCCATTGTTATTATGGGCTGAGAAAAACAGTAAGTTTGGATTATCGTTCTATGCCGAAAACAAGCCGATGAATACTCAGGACTTGTTTTTTGAGGAAGCATATGGTGCAACTTCGGTAGATGCGACTAACTCTGAAAAAGGGGTTAGTATGAGATTGATGGTGGGAGACGATCAGTACGTTGAATACAAATATACTTTGGCTCCCGATTCTTATATGGTTGATTTTACAGTGAACCTGGTAGGAATGCAGAATGTGATTTCGCGGAATTCAAATTTCGTTACTTTCAATTGGCAGGCCGATATTCCTAGTCAGGAAAAAGGACGTAAGTTCGAAAATCAATATACAGGTTTGTACTATAAATTCTTCGAAGATGCGGTAGATTATTTATCTGCAGGGAGCGATGATGAGGAGGAATTAGCAACAAAAGTAAAGTGGATTGGTTTTAAACAGCAGTTTTTCTCTTCTGTTTTAATTGCTGATGAGGCATTTAAAGGAGTGAAATTGAAGTCTGTTGTTATGGACGAAAATGCTCCGATTTTGAAGAATTTTTCTGCAGAAATTTCATTGCCATACGAAGGATCTCAAATGGAATCTCATGATATGACATTCTATTTTGGTCCTAATAAGTTCCAAACTTTAAGAGATTATGGTAAGGATTTTGGAGGTAAGGATATCGAAATGCATAAACTGGTTGATTTAGGCTGGACTGTATTTGGATGGATAAACAGATATTTCGTGATTCCAATCTTTAACTTTCTGGAAGGATTTATTTCGAATTACGGTATCATTATTTTGATTTTAACCATCATTATTAAGTTGCTTTTGGCACCACTGACCTACAAGTCTTACATGTCTACAGCAAAAATGAAGGTGCTAAAACCTCAGATTGATGCGATTAATGAGAAAATTCCGAAAGACAAAGCAATGGAACGCCAGCAGGCAACCATGGCTCTGTATAAAAAAGCAGGTGTGAATCCGATGGGTGGATGTTTACCAATGGTGGTACAGTTCCCATTCCTAATTGCCTTGTTCCGATTCTTTCCGGCATCATTCGAATTGCGTCAGCAAAGTTTCCTTTGGGCAACCGATTTATCATCGTATGATTCAATCCTGGAATTACCTTGGGATATCCCTTGGTATGGTGATCACGTAAGTTTATTCTGTTTGTTAATGGCAGGTACTAACTTGGTGTACACTAGTATGAACGGACAGATGCAATCATCCAATCAGATGCCGGGTATGAAATACATGATGTATTTAATGCCGGTAATGTTCTTAGGATGGTTTAACAACTATGCAGCAGGTCTTTCTTACTACTACTTTATTGCAACTTTATTTACTGTTCTTCAAACTATTGCTATTCGTAAGTTTATGGTTGATGACGATAAGGTGTTGGCAATGTTAGAAGCAAATAAGAAAAAGCCAGTTAAGAAATCAAAATTTCAGGCACGTCTGGAAGCTGCCGCTAAGCAAAAAGGCAAAAAATAA
- a CDS encoding CTP synthase: MSTTKYIFVTGGVTSSLGKGIIASSLAKLLQARGYSVTNQKLDPYLNVDPGTLNPYEHGECYVTDDGAETDLDLGHYERFTNFPTSQANNVTTGRIYRNVINKERKGDYLGKTVQIIPHITDEIKRNIKMLGTKQKFDVVITEIGGTVGDMESLPYIEAVRQLKWELGHDALVIHLTLVPYLAASGELKTKPTQHSVKALLETGVQPEILVLRTEHELPTDVRRKVALFCNVEPRAVIQSIDVKTIYEVPLKMREEKLDVIVCEKMGLDLKREPKLKEWTKFLDRLQNPKSEINIGLVGKYVELHDAYKSIAESFIHAGSVNECKVNIKWIHSEKLTEKNYQEELKNLKGILVAPGFGHRGMEGKIFAAKYARENNVPFLGICLGMQVAVIEFARNVLKLEDADSLEMNPKSPYPVINLMEEQKNVTEKGGTMRLGAYDCNLKDGSRALKAYGQKEISERHRHRYEFNNEFLEQFEAAGMKATGMNLDTGLVEVVELEGHKWFVGVQFHPEYKSTVIKPHPLFVEFVKMAME; the protein is encoded by the coding sequence GTGTCAACAACCAAATACATCTTCGTTACAGGTGGGGTAACCTCCTCATTAGGAAAAGGAATTATAGCATCATCATTGGCTAAATTATTACAAGCCAGAGGCTATTCCGTTACTAACCAAAAACTGGACCCATACTTAAATGTAGACCCAGGTACTTTAAATCCTTACGAGCATGGAGAGTGTTACGTGACCGATGATGGAGCGGAGACTGATTTGGATTTGGGCCATTACGAGCGTTTTACAAACTTCCCTACTTCTCAGGCTAATAATGTTACTACAGGTAGAATTTACCGTAACGTTATTAATAAGGAAAGAAAAGGTGACTATTTAGGTAAAACAGTTCAGATCATTCCTCATATTACCGACGAAATTAAGCGAAACATCAAAATGCTTGGTACTAAGCAGAAATTTGATGTGGTTATTACCGAAATAGGGGGTACGGTAGGTGATATGGAATCATTGCCATATATCGAGGCTGTTCGTCAGTTGAAGTGGGAGTTAGGACATGATGCTCTTGTTATTCACTTGACATTGGTACCTTACCTTGCTGCTTCAGGAGAACTAAAAACAAAGCCTACTCAGCATTCTGTAAAAGCATTGCTCGAAACTGGTGTTCAACCGGAAATTTTGGTATTGCGCACCGAGCACGAATTACCTACTGATGTACGTAGAAAAGTGGCTCTGTTTTGTAATGTTGAACCAAGAGCTGTTATTCAGTCGATTGATGTAAAAACAATTTACGAGGTTCCTTTGAAGATGAGAGAGGAAAAACTTGATGTGATTGTTTGCGAGAAAATGGGCTTAGATTTAAAAAGAGAACCGAAATTAAAAGAATGGACTAAATTCCTGGATCGTTTACAAAATCCAAAATCAGAAATTAATATTGGTTTAGTCGGAAAATACGTTGAGTTACACGATGCATATAAATCAATTGCTGAATCATTTATTCATGCAGGTTCGGTAAATGAATGCAAAGTGAATATTAAGTGGATTCATTCTGAGAAACTGACTGAAAAAAATTATCAGGAAGAATTGAAAAACCTAAAAGGTATTTTGGTTGCCCCAGGATTTGGTCATCGAGGAATGGAAGGAAAGATTTTTGCTGCGAAGTATGCACGTGAAAACAATGTTCCATTTTTAGGTATCTGTTTAGGAATGCAGGTTGCGGTTATTGAATTTGCCCGTAACGTATTAAAATTGGAAGATGCAGATTCGTTAGAAATGAATCCGAAATCTCCATATCCTGTAATTAACCTAATGGAAGAGCAGAAAAATGTAACCGAAAAAGGCGGCACAATGCGTTTGGGAGCTTACGACTGTAATTTGAAAGATGGTTCGAGAGCCTTAAAAGCTTACGGACAAAAGGAAATATCAGAACGTCACCGTCACCGATATGAGTTCAATAATGAATTTTTGGAGCAATTCGAAGCTGCAGGAATGAAAGCAACAGGAATGAATCTTGATACAGGATTGGTTGAGGTTGTTGAATTGGAAGGACACAAATGGTTCGTTGGAGTTCAATTTCACCCAGAGTACAAAAGTACCGTTATCAAACCACACCCTTTATTTGTAGAGTTTGTGAAAATGGCAATGGAATAG
- a CDS encoding DUF349 domain-containing protein has product MKAKDLSNLSHENELNENLETPETISDSQENEIVEEKTTDEQAVTMETSEAETESTEVKDEVKAEDTVPVMKEAKDVVADSPGSEIETPLVEEAKRENVTNVSEKKPEVEELQTEPDYTVMEKSELIDRLTLLLENKSTKGIKERLDAIKHNFYKKHNEEVAEAKKKFLADEGKEEEFDFGKDELELKMKELLHKYRESRVVRTRNLEHEKEANLKTKYQIIEDIKDLVNRKEAFDKTFQEFRDLQKKWHETGMVPQAALKNMWDNYHHHVENFYDYIKINKELRDLDLKKNLETKIHLCEDAEKLVDDPSVVKAFNTLQKYHERWREVGPVPREQKELIWERFKAATTLINRNHQEFYEGLKSEQKTNLEKKVVLCDKVEVIANSEIESHKDWNASSKEILDLQKEWRTIGFAPKSDNNKIYQRFRAACDLYFDKKRKFYLKLKDKLGDNLIKKTELCERAEALQDSTDWKDTTDKLIAIQKEWKTVGPVPRKVSEELWVRFRAACDQFFSNKSKHFDHVDSDHVDNLKLKEEIINKIKNFELTENDDENLSVLRGLQKEWTQIGHVPFKKKDKIQEEFRGALNAIYDKMDLETGDKEVQKFQSKIDNFLSMNHSEDKIIVERNKIAGKIRQLETDIGLWENNIGFFSASKTSGSIVKDIEEKIEKGKESLKLLQEKLKVIDGLVS; this is encoded by the coding sequence ATGAAAGCAAAAGATCTATCGAACCTCTCACATGAGAATGAATTGAATGAAAATTTAGAAACACCGGAAACAATTAGTGATTCTCAAGAAAATGAAATTGTTGAAGAAAAAACAACAGATGAGCAAGCCGTAACAATGGAGACTTCAGAAGCTGAAACGGAATCTACCGAAGTAAAAGATGAAGTGAAAGCAGAAGATACAGTGCCTGTAATGAAAGAAGCCAAGGATGTTGTTGCGGATTCTCCTGGCTCTGAAATTGAAACACCTTTGGTGGAAGAAGCTAAAAGGGAAAATGTGACAAACGTTTCGGAAAAGAAACCTGAGGTGGAAGAACTTCAAACTGAGCCGGATTACACGGTGATGGAAAAAAGTGAGTTGATTGATCGATTGACTCTTTTGTTGGAGAATAAATCAACAAAAGGAATTAAGGAAAGGTTAGATGCAATAAAACACAATTTTTATAAAAAGCATAATGAGGAAGTTGCCGAAGCTAAAAAGAAGTTTTTAGCAGATGAAGGCAAAGAGGAAGAGTTCGATTTTGGAAAAGATGAATTGGAACTTAAAATGAAGGAATTACTTCATAAATATCGAGAGAGTAGGGTTGTGCGTACTCGAAATTTGGAACATGAAAAAGAAGCCAATTTAAAAACAAAATATCAGATTATAGAAGATATTAAGGATTTGGTAAACCGAAAAGAGGCTTTTGATAAAACCTTTCAGGAGTTTAGAGATTTGCAGAAAAAATGGCATGAAACAGGTATGGTACCGCAGGCAGCTCTTAAAAATATGTGGGATAATTATCATCATCATGTTGAAAATTTTTACGACTATATAAAAATCAATAAAGAACTTCGGGATCTTGATTTAAAAAAGAATTTAGAGACTAAAATTCATTTGTGTGAAGATGCTGAAAAATTAGTGGATGATCCATCTGTTGTAAAAGCATTTAATACTTTACAAAAATATCACGAACGATGGAGAGAGGTTGGTCCAGTTCCTCGTGAGCAAAAAGAGTTGATTTGGGAGCGTTTTAAGGCAGCGACTACGTTGATAAATCGTAATCATCAAGAGTTTTATGAAGGACTGAAATCGGAACAGAAAACAAATCTGGAAAAGAAAGTAGTTCTTTGCGATAAAGTGGAGGTAATCGCTAATAGTGAGATAGAGTCTCATAAAGATTGGAATGCGAGCTCTAAAGAGATTTTAGATTTGCAAAAAGAGTGGAGGACTATTGGCTTTGCTCCTAAAAGTGATAATAATAAAATTTATCAGCGATTTAGAGCTGCTTGTGATTTGTATTTCGATAAGAAACGTAAATTTTATTTAAAGTTAAAGGATAAGCTCGGTGATAATTTGATAAAGAAAACTGAATTGTGTGAGCGGGCGGAGGCTCTTCAGGATAGTACTGACTGGAAGGATACAACGGATAAATTAATTGCAATTCAGAAGGAATGGAAAACTGTTGGGCCAGTTCCTCGTAAAGTTTCGGAAGAATTATGGGTTCGTTTTAGAGCCGCATGTGATCAATTTTTTAGTAACAAATCGAAACATTTCGATCATGTTGATTCCGATCATGTTGATAATTTGAAACTTAAAGAAGAAATAATTAATAAGATTAAGAATTTCGAATTGACTGAGAATGATGATGAGAATTTGTCTGTACTTAGAGGTTTGCAGAAAGAATGGACTCAAATTGGTCATGTTCCGTTCAAGAAAAAAGATAAAATTCAGGAAGAGTTCAGGGGGGCTTTAAATGCCATTTACGATAAAATGGATTTGGAAACAGGGGATAAGGAAGTTCAAAAGTTTCAATCGAAAATTGACAATTTCCTAAGTATGAATCACTCTGAAGATAAGATTATTGTTGAGAGGAATAAGATTGCCGGTAAAATCAGGCAATTGGAAACAGACATAGGTTTGTGGGAAAATAACATTGGATTCTTCTCTGCCTCGAAAACATCAGGTTCAATAGTTAAGGATATTGAAGAAAAGATTGAAAAAGGAAAAGAGAGCTTGAAACTTCTTCAGGAAAAGTTGAAAGTTATTGATGGATTGGTTTCATAG
- a CDS encoding Hsp20/alpha crystallin family protein, with protein MTILRYSKGTNDFFTNQLMDQLFREPKGSLQNAAKGAHAFSSYANVVDEKESFVIEIAIPGFTKKDVVIKVENGLLKIAGKKQESEDRTYLRREFSVNNMERSFKLSDEIDQDNIAAEVRDGILFVNLPKAKVEEPKVKEIAIQ; from the coding sequence ATGACAATTTTAAGATATTCAAAAGGGACAAATGATTTTTTCACCAATCAATTGATGGATCAACTGTTTAGAGAACCAAAAGGAAGTTTGCAAAATGCTGCGAAAGGAGCTCATGCTTTTAGTTCATACGCCAATGTAGTCGATGAGAAGGAAAGTTTCGTAATTGAGATAGCCATTCCCGGCTTTACAAAGAAGGATGTTGTGATTAAAGTCGAAAATGGATTGTTAAAGATTGCTGGAAAGAAGCAGGAGAGTGAAGATCGTACTTACTTAAGAAGGGAATTTTCCGTAAATAATATGGAGCGGAGTTTTAAATTATCTGATGAAATTGATCAGGATAATATTGCTGCAGAAGTGCGCGATGGTATTTTGTTCGTAAATTTACCAAAAGCAAAGGTCGAAGAGCCAAAAGTTAAAGAAATAGCCATTCAGTAA
- the trmD gene encoding tRNA (guanosine(37)-N1)-methyltransferase TrmD: MRIDILTVVPELLESPLNHSIIQRAKDNGIAEIHIHNIRDYSEDKHKKVDDYAFSGVAGMVMRLEPIVKAIESLTDQRKYDEIIFTSPDGDQYNQKTANTLSTKENIMILCGHYKGIDQRIRDHFITKEISMGDFVLTGGELAAAVIVDSVIRLIPGAMGDETSALTDSFQDDLLSPPLYTRPAEFRGWKVPEILLSGDHKKVEKWQEDQAYERTKRLRPDLLNE, translated from the coding sequence ATGAGAATCGATATACTTACTGTTGTTCCAGAACTACTGGAGAGCCCACTTAATCACTCCATTATTCAAAGAGCAAAGGATAATGGCATAGCAGAAATACATATTCACAACATTCGTGACTATTCTGAAGACAAGCATAAAAAAGTTGATGACTATGCATTTAGCGGAGTAGCTGGAATGGTGATGCGACTGGAACCAATTGTAAAAGCAATTGAATCTTTAACAGATCAGAGAAAATATGATGAGATCATCTTCACAAGCCCTGATGGTGACCAATACAATCAAAAAACAGCAAATACCTTATCGACAAAGGAAAACATAATGATCCTTTGCGGTCACTACAAAGGAATAGATCAACGAATTCGCGATCACTTTATTACCAAGGAAATATCTATGGGTGATTTTGTTTTAACTGGAGGTGAATTAGCAGCAGCAGTTATTGTTGATAGCGTAATTAGACTAATTCCCGGAGCTATGGGCGATGAAACCTCTGCTCTAACCGATTCATTTCAAGATGATCTTCTTTCACCACCTCTCTATACTCGCCCGGCTGAATTCAGAGGATGGAAAGTGCCAGAGATCTTGTTATCTGGAGACCACAAAAAAGTTGAAAAATGGCAAGAAGACCAAGCCTACGAAAGAACAAAACGATTACGTCCAGACTTACTGAACGAATAA
- the rbr gene encoding rubrerythrin — MEKSIKGTQTEKNLLKAFAGESQARSRYTYFAKQAKKEGYEQISALFLETAEQEMQHAKRFFGFLEGGDVEITASYPAGSVGTTAENLKAAACGENEEYTELYPEFARVAEEEGFKKVASAFKLIAKVEQLHEERYLKLLKNLEDDSVFEKEENEKWYCRKCGYVHEGKKAPKNCPACEHPQAYFEIKGENY, encoded by the coding sequence ATGGAAAAATCGATTAAAGGAACTCAAACAGAGAAGAATTTATTGAAAGCCTTTGCCGGAGAATCTCAGGCAAGAAGCAGATATACTTATTTTGCCAAGCAGGCAAAGAAAGAGGGATATGAGCAGATTTCGGCTTTGTTTTTAGAAACTGCAGAACAGGAAATGCAGCATGCAAAACGATTCTTTGGTTTTTTAGAGGGTGGAGATGTTGAGATTACAGCGTCTTATCCTGCAGGAAGTGTTGGGACAACAGCTGAGAATTTGAAAGCTGCTGCTTGCGGAGAAAACGAAGAGTATACAGAATTGTATCCTGAATTTGCTCGTGTTGCTGAAGAGGAAGGTTTCAAAAAAGTAGCTTCTGCATTTAAATTGATTGCTAAGGTTGAGCAATTGCACGAAGAAAGATATCTTAAGCTATTGAAAAATTTGGAAGATGATTCTGTTTTTGAAAAAGAGGAGAATGAAAAGTGGTATTGCAGGAAGTGTGGATACGTTCATGAAGGGAAAAAAGCGCCAAAGAATTGTCCGGCGTGTGAGCATCCTCAGGCTTATTTCGAGATTAAAGGAGAGAATTACTAG
- a CDS encoding TorF family putative porin yields MLKARKFFALLICTLVVTGSLFAQEETEKGEISFGADLMSRYVWRGTQFSTGPVIQPGVEYSNGGFAIGAWGSYAQNGSDGAEADLYASYTFADDLFTATVTDYFFPTDGIAVNNSYFDYKKASTGHIMEATLAFNGSDGFPISILAAMNFWGADQDANGDQQNSLYIELGYGFTYKDVAIDLFAGFTPIDADEDKGESGFYGDTAGFVNMGFTASKEIAITEKFSLPVSASVIANPMAENLFLVFGVSF; encoded by the coding sequence ATGTTGAAAGCAAGAAAATTTTTCGCATTACTTATATGCACTCTTGTTGTAACAGGAAGCCTGTTCGCACAAGAAGAAACAGAAAAAGGAGAAATTTCGTTCGGTGCAGACCTAATGAGCAGATATGTTTGGAGAGGAACTCAGTTTTCGACAGGACCGGTAATCCAACCAGGCGTAGAATACAGCAATGGAGGATTCGCAATTGGAGCCTGGGGATCCTACGCACAAAATGGTTCCGATGGTGCTGAAGCTGATTTATATGCATCATACACATTTGCAGATGATTTATTCACTGCTACTGTAACAGACTATTTTTTCCCAACTGATGGGATCGCTGTAAACAACAGCTATTTTGATTATAAGAAAGCATCTACCGGACATATCATGGAGGCTACTCTAGCTTTTAATGGGAGTGACGGATTTCCAATTAGCATTTTAGCAGCCATGAATTTCTGGGGTGCCGACCAAGACGCAAATGGCGATCAGCAAAACTCACTTTATATTGAATTAGGATATGGTTTCACTTATAAAGATGTAGCTATTGACTTATTTGCAGGTTTTACTCCAATTGATGCCGATGAAGATAAAGGCGAGTCAGGTTTTTACGGAGACACTGCAGGTTTTGTAAACATGGGATTCACCGCATCAAAAGAAATTGCAATTACTGAAAAATTCTCTTTACCAGTATCAGCTTCTGTTATTGCTAACCCAATGGCAGAAAACTTATTCCTGGTATTCGGAGTATCATTTTAA
- a CDS encoding 7-carboxy-7-deazaguanine synthase QueE, whose amino-acid sequence MKDKYKEIFDKGTDLPLVEDFYTIQGEGYHTGKPAYFIRIGGCDIGCQWCDSKISWNPAEHRLISVEEVVRKAVESPAKAVVVTGGEPSLYNLEPLCTELKKHNIENFLETSGAYEISGEWDWICLSPKRNKLPVPTSYQKANELKVIVFDLEKDFEWAEELSKNVGDDCLLYLQSEWSQYVHNVKPIVEYVKNNPKWNISLQAHKFMRIP is encoded by the coding sequence TTGAAAGACAAGTACAAAGAAATATTCGATAAAGGAACAGATTTACCTCTGGTTGAGGATTTCTATACCATACAAGGGGAAGGGTATCACACAGGTAAACCAGCCTATTTTATTCGCATTGGCGGTTGTGATATCGGTTGCCAATGGTGCGATAGTAAAATTTCATGGAATCCAGCAGAACATCGTTTAATTTCCGTGGAGGAAGTTGTTCGAAAAGCGGTAGAATCACCAGCAAAAGCAGTTGTGGTTACAGGAGGAGAGCCTTCGTTGTATAACTTGGAACCATTGTGTACTGAGTTGAAGAAGCACAATATTGAAAATTTTCTGGAAACCTCAGGTGCTTACGAGATAAGCGGAGAGTGGGATTGGATTTGTTTATCGCCTAAGCGGAACAAGTTGCCAGTACCTACATCCTATCAAAAAGCAAATGAGCTAAAAGTGATCGTTTTCGATTTGGAGAAAGATTTTGAATGGGCCGAGGAGTTATCCAAAAATGTAGGAGATGATTGTTTGTTATACCTGCAATCGGAATGGAGTCAGTACGTTCACAATGTAAAACCAATTGTAGAATACGTAAAGAACAATCCAAAATGGAACATCTCTTTGCAAGCCCATAAATTTATGAGAATACCATAA
- a CDS encoding bifunctional metallophosphatase/5'-nucleotidase has product MKNYNFLFLYILFFALVSCSKDKNEPETPIDSTPKELTIFCVNDVHGQIDNFAKIKHIIDQERESTNVLVVSGGDLFSGNPVVDNHPEKGYPMIDLMNRIGFDAAVLGNHEFDYGVDFLKKRMIQSNFDWICANVDMQNSSIPEPYEYKTITKENIKITLLGLVETNGKEDGTIPSTHPWRVAQFHFDRPEDIVSLYSSVKSEEKSDLYIALTHLGLNGNDVILGDIQLANKFPFFDLIIGGHSHSKENTQANGIPIFQAGSYLNYLGKISVTIQNKKIESISDELIDLNTYKEYDSELKTIIDEYNNQKYLTDVIGYSNRYHDSGMVGCFYTDALRIQMNVDVCFQNTGGIRSGLNEGDITKREIYEISPFNNGTVIYEMTVLDIKKFLRGSGSGFYYSGIQIQQMDQDIEIRNMQGQTLANETTLRLGLNDYIPAVYDKYFPGNGEIQNMTDAETIISFLLNTKDQVEYPVCNRYFRMH; this is encoded by the coding sequence ATGAAAAATTATAATTTTCTATTCCTCTACATACTGTTTTTTGCACTTGTTTCTTGTTCAAAAGACAAAAATGAACCCGAAACTCCAATTGATTCAACGCCAAAAGAATTAACCATTTTTTGCGTTAATGATGTGCATGGACAGATTGATAATTTTGCAAAAATAAAGCACATCATAGATCAGGAAAGAGAATCAACTAATGTTCTTGTGGTTTCTGGTGGTGATTTATTCTCGGGTAATCCTGTGGTTGACAATCATCCTGAAAAAGGGTATCCAATGATTGATCTGATGAACCGAATTGGTTTCGACGCTGCGGTTTTGGGGAATCATGAATTTGATTATGGAGTTGATTTTTTGAAAAAAAGAATGATCCAATCAAACTTTGATTGGATTTGCGCAAATGTGGACATGCAAAACTCGAGCATTCCAGAACCATATGAATACAAAACCATCACTAAAGAAAATATAAAAATCACTTTATTAGGTTTGGTGGAAACCAATGGCAAAGAGGATGGAACTATTCCATCAACTCACCCATGGCGAGTTGCTCAATTTCATTTCGACCGACCTGAAGACATTGTTTCTCTTTACTCTAGTGTGAAAAGTGAGGAGAAGTCAGATTTATACATTGCTCTTACCCACTTAGGTCTTAATGGGAATGATGTTATTTTAGGAGACATTCAATTGGCTAATAAATTCCCCTTTTTTGATCTGATTATTGGAGGACATTCTCATTCAAAAGAAAACACTCAAGCAAATGGAATTCCTATTTTTCAGGCAGGTAGCTATCTAAACTATCTAGGAAAGATATCTGTTACTATTCAAAATAAAAAAATAGAATCAATAAGCGATGAACTAATTGATTTAAACACATACAAAGAGTACGATTCCGAATTAAAAACAATAATAGATGAGTATAACAATCAGAAGTATTTGACTGATGTGATTGGCTATTCCAACAGATATCACGACAGTGGCATGGTTGGTTGTTTTTACACCGACGCATTGCGAATTCAGATGAATGTTGATGTTTGTTTTCAAAATACTGGAGGAATTCGTTCCGGCCTGAACGAAGGCGATATCACCAAAAGGGAAATATATGAAATATCTCCTTTTAACAACGGAACAGTTATTTATGAAATGACAGTTCTCGACATTAAAAAATTTCTACGAGGAAGTGGTTCTGGATTTTATTATTCTGGCATTCAAATTCAACAGATGGATCAAGATATTGAAATAAGAAATATGCAAGGACAAACATTAGCTAATGAAACCACACTAAGGCTTGGCTTAAATGACTATATCCCTGCGGTATACGACAAATACTTCCCTGGGAATGGTGAAATTCAAAACATGACTGATGCAGAGACCATTATTTCCTTTTTACTAAATACTAAAGATCAAGTTGAATATCCCGTCTGTAATCGCTATTTTAGAATGCATTAA